One segment of Panicum virgatum strain AP13 chromosome 1K, P.virgatum_v5, whole genome shotgun sequence DNA contains the following:
- the LOC120708338 gene encoding 40S ribosomal protein S11-like isoform X3, translating to MAEQTEKAFLKQPKVFLCPKKATKGNKPGKGGNRFWKNIGLGFKTPREAIEGTYIDKKCPFTGTVSIRGRIIAGTCHSAKMNRTIIVRRNYLHFVKKYQRYEKRHSNIPAHISPCFRVKEGDHVIIGQCRPLSKTVRFNVLKVIPAGSKSGAVKKAFTAA from the exons ATGGCCGAGCAG ACTGAGAAGGCTTTCCTCAAGCAGCCTAAGGTGTTCCTCTG CCCGAAGAAGGCCACCAAGGGGAACAAGCCTGGCAAGGGCGGCAACAGGTTCTGGAAGAACATTGGCCTTGGTTTCAAGACTCCCAGAGAAGCCATTGAAG GAACCTACATTGATAAGAAATGCCCGTTCACCGGCACTGTGTCAATTAGAGGTCGCATCATTGCGGGAACATGCCATAGTGCTAAAATGAACAGGACTATCATTGTTCGTAGGAACTACCTTCACTTCGTCAAGAAATACCAGAG GTATGAGAAGAGGCACTCTAACATCCCTGCCCACATTTCCCCCTGCTTCCGTGTGAAGGAAGGAGACCACGTGATCATTGGCCAGTGCAG ACCACTGTCCAAGACCGTGAGGTTCAATGTGCTGAAGGTGATCCCTGCTGGGTCCAAGAGTGGTGCAGTAAAGAAGGCATTCACTGCTGCCTGA
- the LOC120708315 gene encoding temperature-induced lipocalin-1-like: MAAAAAEGAAKKSGGEMTVVRGLDVARYMGRWYEIASVPSFFQPRDGRNTRATYALLEDGATVHVLNETWSKGKRDYIEGTAYKADPGSDEAKLKVKFYLPPFLPIIPVVGDYWVLYVDADYQYALVGEPRRKNLWILCRKTSIDEEVYSQLLERAREEGYDVSKLHRTPQDDPPPESDAAPTDTKGVWWFKSLFGK; this comes from the exons atggcggcggcggcggcggagggggcagCGAAGAAGAGCGGCGGCGAGATGACGGTGGTGCGCGGGCTGGACGTGGCGCGGTACATGGGGCGGTGGTACGAGATCGCCTCGGTCCCGTCCTTCTTCCAGCCCCGGGACGGCCGGAACACGCGCGCCACCTACGCGCTGCTGGAGGACGGCGCGACGGTGCACGTGCTCAACGAGACGTGGAGCAAGGGCAAGCGCGACTACATCGAGGGGACGGCGTACAAGGCCGACCCCGGCAGCGACGAGGCCAAGCTCAAGGTCAAGTTCTACCTCCCGCCGTTCCTCCCCATCATCCCCGTCGTCGGCGACTACTGGGTGCTCTACGTCGACGCCGACTACCAGTACGCGCTCgtcggcgagccgcgccgcaaGAACCTCTGG aTCTTGTGCAGGAAGACGAGCATCGACGAGGAGGTGTACAGCCAGCTGCTGGAGCGGGCGAGGGAGGAAGGCTACGACGTGAGCAAGCTGCACAGGACGCCGCAGGACGACCCGCCGCCGGAGAGCGACGCCGCGCCCACCGACACCAAGGGGGTCTGGTGGTTCAAGTCGCTCTTCGGCAAATGA
- the LOC120708338 gene encoding 40S ribosomal protein S11-like isoform X1, whose product MAEQTEKAFLKQPKVFLCPKKATKGNKPGKGGNRFWKNIGLGFKTPREAIEGTYIDKKCPFTGTVSIRGRIIAGTCHSAKMNRTIIVRRNYLHFVKKYQRYEKRHSNIPAHISPCFRVKEGDHVIIGQCRSSQYLCAMQTTVQDREVQCAEGDPCWVQEWCSKEGIHCCLRF is encoded by the exons ATGGCCGAGCAG ACTGAGAAGGCTTTCCTCAAGCAGCCTAAGGTGTTCCTCTG CCCGAAGAAGGCCACCAAGGGGAACAAGCCTGGCAAGGGCGGCAACAGGTTCTGGAAGAACATTGGCCTTGGTTTCAAGACTCCCAGAGAAGCCATTGAAG GAACCTACATTGATAAGAAATGCCCGTTCACCGGCACTGTGTCAATTAGAGGTCGCATCATTGCGGGAACATGCCATAGTGCTAAAATGAACAGGACTATCATTGTTCGTAGGAACTACCTTCACTTCGTCAAGAAATACCAGAG GTATGAGAAGAGGCACTCTAACATCCCTGCCCACATTTCCCCCTGCTTCCGTGTGAAGGAAGGAGACCACGTGATCATTGGCCAGTGCAG ATCTTCTCAATACCTTTGTGCCATGCAGACCACTGTCCAAGACCGTGAGGTTCAATGTGCTGAAGGTGATCCCTGCTGGGTCCAAGAGTGGTGCAGTAAAGAAGGCATTCACTGCTGCCTGAGATTCTGA
- the LOC120708280 gene encoding protein IWS1 homolog isoform X2 — protein MADDGAADPEKELRQLEDRLREVGECLQAPPDEAEDLLKLLKEVEDCLLKVEQSPPESTSNAIRPATEALVRKELMGHTDPNVRLAVASCISEITRITAPDAPYDDDAMRDVFSLIVGAFQHLDDIENPFFGRRASILDTVAKVRSCVVMLDLECDDLINDMFHHFLRTVSSGHSDTVISCMETIMRLVIEESEDVQPQIASCLLQNVRKEEKESSSPSFELAERVIDSCREKLKPVFLQSLKGTSLSEYSQIVALVCEEGSDDREDNNADPSGKDTVDDGKLSERTISDELPQESSKAEQDVSHPEQDGTSMNGNAAIAISNNSTPAGTGADSIAAEPKKKSALDSDKSIKLNPLDKSEATAHSGGDTKQDLVASGEETNGAADDTSRPADITPVKPRRGRPPGPKSSEKKAAAKNKPSSLDLKKAEEASDSAGKSTKRSAKDEVKSSVKKAGEAESSKKPQKSSSKQQKDEALSEEDPAEDLSLKEMISPKSSTKGPGRTKGQSTENSTSKRKQEQDTEELPRSRKNKGLDGSLIGARIKVWWPDDKMFYKGVVESFDSNSKRHKVAYDDGDVEVLLLRDEKWEFITEEKGASVASETPRGRKRKVDAVKEENTETPKSDAVDPPKKRGRPKGVRSSNGTPSSISATPSAKGKTASKDVKETAKTGTNVKKEVEKSSKDKASGSTEKTKDELPEEVDDKSASKPKDSKDEGKSTEGKARPGRKPKNPSTPAPVVSDADKEKRKEKEGKTGIEQEASANASTGKKRRRKA, from the exons ATGGCGGACGACGGGGCCGCGGACCCGGAGAAGGAGCTGCGGCAGCTGGAGGACCGGCTCAGGGAGGTCGGGGAATGCCTGCAGGCTCCGCCCGACGAAGCAGAGGACCTGCTCAAGCTCCTCAAA GAAGTTGAGGACTGTTTACTTAAAGTTGAGCAATCACCTCCTGAAAGCACATCAAACGCTATTCGACCAGCAACTGAAGCGCTGGTCAGGAAAGAGCTGATGGGCCATACTGACCCAAATGTCAGGCTTGCTGTGGCATCATGTATCTCCGAGATCACAAGAATCACGGCACCCGACGCTCCATATGATGATGATGCAATGAGG GATGTATTCTCTTTAATTGTGGGTGCCTTCCAGCATCTGGATGACATAGAGAACCCATTCTTTGGAAGGagagcttcgattcttgatACTGTTGCAAAAGTCCGGTCCTGTGTGGTGATGCTAGATCTTGAATGTGATGATTTGATAAATGATATGTTCCATCACTTCTTGAGGACTGTTTC GTCTGGACATTCAGATACTGTCATATCCTGCATGGAAACAATAATGAGATTGGTAATTGAGGAAAGTGAGGATGTCCAACCACAGATTGCATCATGCTTACTCCAAAATGTTAGAAAAGAGGAAAAG gAATCTTCTTCACCTTCTTTTGAACTTGCTGAGAGGGTGATAGACTCGTGCCGTGAAAAACTAAAGCCAgtctttctgcaatcactaaaAGGCACTTCCTTGAGCGAATACAGCCAAATCGTTGCATTAGTTTGTGAAGAGGGTTCAGATGACAGGGAAGATAACAATGCTGATCCTTCTGGGAAGGACACG GTGGATGATGGCAAACTCTCTGAAAGGACTATCTCTGACGAACTACCACAG GAGTCTTCAAAGGCAGAGCAAGATGTTAGCCATCCGGAGCAAGATGGTACTTCTATGAATGGCAATGCAGCTATTGCTATTAGCAACAATTCAACTCCAGCTGGTACTG GTGCAGATTCCATTGCTGCAGAGCCCAAAAAGAAGTCAGCCCTTGATTCAGATAAAAGTATTAAGCTCAATCCTCTGGATAAATCTGAAGCAACTGCACATTCTGGTGGTGATACTAAACAAGATCTTGTAGCATCTGGAGAGGAGACCAATGGAGCAGCTGATGATACATCAAGGCCTGCTGATATTACACCCGTTAAACCAAGACGGGGCCGACCTCCTGGTCCAAAGTCATCGGAGAAGAAGGCTGCTGCAAAGAATAAACCTTCAAGTTTGGATTTGAAGAAGGCCGAGGAGGCTAGTGATTCAGCAGGGAAGTCGACAAAACGATCAGCGAAGGATGAGGTCAAGTCTTCTGTAAAAAAGGCTGGTGAAGCAGAATCATCTAAGAAGCCTCAAAAGAGTAGTTCGAAGCAGCAGAAGGATGAAGCTCTTTCTGAGGAAGATCCTGCTGAGGATCTGAGCTTAAAG GAAATGATCTCGCCGAAGTCTTCAACCAAGGGGCCAGGTAGAACCAAAGGACAAAGCACAGAGAATAGCACATCTAAGAGGAAGCAAGAACAAGATACAGAAGAG CTTCCTCGTTCAAGGAAAAACAAAGGCCTTGATGGCAGCCTAATTGGTGCAAGGATCAAAGTTTGGTGGCCAGATGATAAGAT gTTCTACAAAGGTGTTGTGGAATCATTTGATTCCAATTCTAAAAGGCACAAG GTCGCATATGACGATGGGGATGTAGAGGTACTACTTCTCAGGGATGAAAAATGGGAATTTATCACTGAG GAGAAAGGAGCTTCTGTGGCATCTGAAAC GCCACGaggcagaaaaagaaaagtggaTGCAGTGAAGGAAGAAAATACAGAAACACCTAAAAG TGATGCTGTGGATCCTCCAAAGAAAAGGGGACGTCCCAAAGGTGTGCGTTCAAGCAATGGGACACCGAGTAGCATCTCTGCTACTCCAAGTGCGAAGGGGAAAACTGCAAGCAAGGATGTGAAAGAAACGGCTAAAACTGGCACCAATGTTAAAAAGGAAGTCGAGAAGAGCTCCAAGGACAAAGCCAGTGGATCAACTGAGAAGACAAAGGATGAATTGCCTGAAGAAGTTGATGACAAGAGTGCAAGCAAACCCAAGGATTCCAAAGATGAAGGAAAGTCTACTGAAGGAAAAGCCAGGCCAGGTCGGAAACCAAAAAACCCCAGTACTCCAGCTCCTGTAGTGAGTGATGCTGACAAAGAGAAGCGGAAGGAGAAAGAAGGCAAGACTGGAATAGAGCAGGAGGCATCAGCGAATGCTTCTACAGGAAAGAAGCGCAGAAGGAAGGCTTGA
- the LOC120708280 gene encoding protein IWS1 homolog isoform X1 — MADDGAADPEKELRQLEDRLREVGECLQAPPDEAEDLLKLLKEVEDCLLKVEQSPPESTSNAIRPATEALVRKELMGHTDPNVRLAVASCISEITRITAPDAPYDDDAMRDVFSLIVGAFQHLDDIENPFFGRRASILDTVAKVRSCVVMLDLECDDLINDMFHHFLRTVSSGHSDTVISCMETIMRLVIEESEDVQPQIASCLLQNVRKEEKESSSPSFELAERVIDSCREKLKPVFLQSLKGTSLSEYSQIVALVCEEGSDDREDNNADPSGKDTVDDGKLSERTISDELPQESSKAEQDVSHPEQDGTSMNGNAAIAISNNSTPAGTGESNQVLPSTKEKHAQPCYAESIVDADQLNICHHEGADSIAAEPKKKSALDSDKSIKLNPLDKSEATAHSGGDTKQDLVASGEETNGAADDTSRPADITPVKPRRGRPPGPKSSEKKAAAKNKPSSLDLKKAEEASDSAGKSTKRSAKDEVKSSVKKAGEAESSKKPQKSSSKQQKDEALSEEDPAEDLSLKEMISPKSSTKGPGRTKGQSTENSTSKRKQEQDTEELPRSRKNKGLDGSLIGARIKVWWPDDKMFYKGVVESFDSNSKRHKVAYDDGDVEVLLLRDEKWEFITEEKGASVASETPRGRKRKVDAVKEENTETPKSDAVDPPKKRGRPKGVRSSNGTPSSISATPSAKGKTASKDVKETAKTGTNVKKEVEKSSKDKASGSTEKTKDELPEEVDDKSASKPKDSKDEGKSTEGKARPGRKPKNPSTPAPVVSDADKEKRKEKEGKTGIEQEASANASTGKKRRRKA; from the exons ATGGCGGACGACGGGGCCGCGGACCCGGAGAAGGAGCTGCGGCAGCTGGAGGACCGGCTCAGGGAGGTCGGGGAATGCCTGCAGGCTCCGCCCGACGAAGCAGAGGACCTGCTCAAGCTCCTCAAA GAAGTTGAGGACTGTTTACTTAAAGTTGAGCAATCACCTCCTGAAAGCACATCAAACGCTATTCGACCAGCAACTGAAGCGCTGGTCAGGAAAGAGCTGATGGGCCATACTGACCCAAATGTCAGGCTTGCTGTGGCATCATGTATCTCCGAGATCACAAGAATCACGGCACCCGACGCTCCATATGATGATGATGCAATGAGG GATGTATTCTCTTTAATTGTGGGTGCCTTCCAGCATCTGGATGACATAGAGAACCCATTCTTTGGAAGGagagcttcgattcttgatACTGTTGCAAAAGTCCGGTCCTGTGTGGTGATGCTAGATCTTGAATGTGATGATTTGATAAATGATATGTTCCATCACTTCTTGAGGACTGTTTC GTCTGGACATTCAGATACTGTCATATCCTGCATGGAAACAATAATGAGATTGGTAATTGAGGAAAGTGAGGATGTCCAACCACAGATTGCATCATGCTTACTCCAAAATGTTAGAAAAGAGGAAAAG gAATCTTCTTCACCTTCTTTTGAACTTGCTGAGAGGGTGATAGACTCGTGCCGTGAAAAACTAAAGCCAgtctttctgcaatcactaaaAGGCACTTCCTTGAGCGAATACAGCCAAATCGTTGCATTAGTTTGTGAAGAGGGTTCAGATGACAGGGAAGATAACAATGCTGATCCTTCTGGGAAGGACACG GTGGATGATGGCAAACTCTCTGAAAGGACTATCTCTGACGAACTACCACAG GAGTCTTCAAAGGCAGAGCAAGATGTTAGCCATCCGGAGCAAGATGGTACTTCTATGAATGGCAATGCAGCTATTGCTATTAGCAACAATTCAACTCCAGCTGGTACTGGTGAGTCTAATCAAGTACTACCTTCCACAAAAGAGAAGCATGCACAACCTTGCTATGCTGAAAGCATAGTGGATGCTGATCAATTGAATATTTGTCACCATGAAGGTGCAGATTCCATTGCTGCAGAGCCCAAAAAGAAGTCAGCCCTTGATTCAGATAAAAGTATTAAGCTCAATCCTCTGGATAAATCTGAAGCAACTGCACATTCTGGTGGTGATACTAAACAAGATCTTGTAGCATCTGGAGAGGAGACCAATGGAGCAGCTGATGATACATCAAGGCCTGCTGATATTACACCCGTTAAACCAAGACGGGGCCGACCTCCTGGTCCAAAGTCATCGGAGAAGAAGGCTGCTGCAAAGAATAAACCTTCAAGTTTGGATTTGAAGAAGGCCGAGGAGGCTAGTGATTCAGCAGGGAAGTCGACAAAACGATCAGCGAAGGATGAGGTCAAGTCTTCTGTAAAAAAGGCTGGTGAAGCAGAATCATCTAAGAAGCCTCAAAAGAGTAGTTCGAAGCAGCAGAAGGATGAAGCTCTTTCTGAGGAAGATCCTGCTGAGGATCTGAGCTTAAAG GAAATGATCTCGCCGAAGTCTTCAACCAAGGGGCCAGGTAGAACCAAAGGACAAAGCACAGAGAATAGCACATCTAAGAGGAAGCAAGAACAAGATACAGAAGAG CTTCCTCGTTCAAGGAAAAACAAAGGCCTTGATGGCAGCCTAATTGGTGCAAGGATCAAAGTTTGGTGGCCAGATGATAAGAT gTTCTACAAAGGTGTTGTGGAATCATTTGATTCCAATTCTAAAAGGCACAAG GTCGCATATGACGATGGGGATGTAGAGGTACTACTTCTCAGGGATGAAAAATGGGAATTTATCACTGAG GAGAAAGGAGCTTCTGTGGCATCTGAAAC GCCACGaggcagaaaaagaaaagtggaTGCAGTGAAGGAAGAAAATACAGAAACACCTAAAAG TGATGCTGTGGATCCTCCAAAGAAAAGGGGACGTCCCAAAGGTGTGCGTTCAAGCAATGGGACACCGAGTAGCATCTCTGCTACTCCAAGTGCGAAGGGGAAAACTGCAAGCAAGGATGTGAAAGAAACGGCTAAAACTGGCACCAATGTTAAAAAGGAAGTCGAGAAGAGCTCCAAGGACAAAGCCAGTGGATCAACTGAGAAGACAAAGGATGAATTGCCTGAAGAAGTTGATGACAAGAGTGCAAGCAAACCCAAGGATTCCAAAGATGAAGGAAAGTCTACTGAAGGAAAAGCCAGGCCAGGTCGGAAACCAAAAAACCCCAGTACTCCAGCTCCTGTAGTGAGTGATGCTGACAAAGAGAAGCGGAAGGAGAAAGAAGGCAAGACTGGAATAGAGCAGGAGGCATCAGCGAATGCTTCTACAGGAAAGAAGCGCAGAAGGAAGGCTTGA
- the LOC120708280 gene encoding protein IWS1 homolog isoform X3, translated as MADDGAADPEKELRQLEDRLREVGECLQAPPDEAEDLLKLLKEVEDCLLKVEQSPPESTSNAIRPATEALVRKELMGHTDPNVRLAVASCISEITRITAPDAPYDDDAMRDVFSLIVGAFQHLDDIENPFFGRRASILDTVAKVRSCVVMLDLECDDLINDMFHHFLRTVSSGHSDTVISCMETIMRLVIEESEDVQPQIASCLLQNVRKEEKESSSPSFELAERVIDSCREKLKPVFLQSLKGTSLSEYSQIVALVCEEGSDDREDNNADPSGKDTVDDGKLSERTISDELPQESSKAEQDVSHPEQDGTSMNGNAAIAISNNSTPAGTDSIAAEPKKKSALDSDKSIKLNPLDKSEATAHSGGDTKQDLVASGEETNGAADDTSRPADITPVKPRRGRPPGPKSSEKKAAAKNKPSSLDLKKAEEASDSAGKSTKRSAKDEVKSSVKKAGEAESSKKPQKSSSKQQKDEALSEEDPAEDLSLKEMISPKSSTKGPGRTKGQSTENSTSKRKQEQDTEELPRSRKNKGLDGSLIGARIKVWWPDDKMFYKGVVESFDSNSKRHKVAYDDGDVEVLLLRDEKWEFITEEKGASVASETPRGRKRKVDAVKEENTETPKSDAVDPPKKRGRPKGVRSSNGTPSSISATPSAKGKTASKDVKETAKTGTNVKKEVEKSSKDKASGSTEKTKDELPEEVDDKSASKPKDSKDEGKSTEGKARPGRKPKNPSTPAPVVSDADKEKRKEKEGKTGIEQEASANASTGKKRRRKA; from the exons ATGGCGGACGACGGGGCCGCGGACCCGGAGAAGGAGCTGCGGCAGCTGGAGGACCGGCTCAGGGAGGTCGGGGAATGCCTGCAGGCTCCGCCCGACGAAGCAGAGGACCTGCTCAAGCTCCTCAAA GAAGTTGAGGACTGTTTACTTAAAGTTGAGCAATCACCTCCTGAAAGCACATCAAACGCTATTCGACCAGCAACTGAAGCGCTGGTCAGGAAAGAGCTGATGGGCCATACTGACCCAAATGTCAGGCTTGCTGTGGCATCATGTATCTCCGAGATCACAAGAATCACGGCACCCGACGCTCCATATGATGATGATGCAATGAGG GATGTATTCTCTTTAATTGTGGGTGCCTTCCAGCATCTGGATGACATAGAGAACCCATTCTTTGGAAGGagagcttcgattcttgatACTGTTGCAAAAGTCCGGTCCTGTGTGGTGATGCTAGATCTTGAATGTGATGATTTGATAAATGATATGTTCCATCACTTCTTGAGGACTGTTTC GTCTGGACATTCAGATACTGTCATATCCTGCATGGAAACAATAATGAGATTGGTAATTGAGGAAAGTGAGGATGTCCAACCACAGATTGCATCATGCTTACTCCAAAATGTTAGAAAAGAGGAAAAG gAATCTTCTTCACCTTCTTTTGAACTTGCTGAGAGGGTGATAGACTCGTGCCGTGAAAAACTAAAGCCAgtctttctgcaatcactaaaAGGCACTTCCTTGAGCGAATACAGCCAAATCGTTGCATTAGTTTGTGAAGAGGGTTCAGATGACAGGGAAGATAACAATGCTGATCCTTCTGGGAAGGACACG GTGGATGATGGCAAACTCTCTGAAAGGACTATCTCTGACGAACTACCACAG GAGTCTTCAAAGGCAGAGCAAGATGTTAGCCATCCGGAGCAAGATGGTACTTCTATGAATGGCAATGCAGCTATTGCTATTAGCAACAATTCAACTCCAGCTGGTACTG ATTCCATTGCTGCAGAGCCCAAAAAGAAGTCAGCCCTTGATTCAGATAAAAGTATTAAGCTCAATCCTCTGGATAAATCTGAAGCAACTGCACATTCTGGTGGTGATACTAAACAAGATCTTGTAGCATCTGGAGAGGAGACCAATGGAGCAGCTGATGATACATCAAGGCCTGCTGATATTACACCCGTTAAACCAAGACGGGGCCGACCTCCTGGTCCAAAGTCATCGGAGAAGAAGGCTGCTGCAAAGAATAAACCTTCAAGTTTGGATTTGAAGAAGGCCGAGGAGGCTAGTGATTCAGCAGGGAAGTCGACAAAACGATCAGCGAAGGATGAGGTCAAGTCTTCTGTAAAAAAGGCTGGTGAAGCAGAATCATCTAAGAAGCCTCAAAAGAGTAGTTCGAAGCAGCAGAAGGATGAAGCTCTTTCTGAGGAAGATCCTGCTGAGGATCTGAGCTTAAAG GAAATGATCTCGCCGAAGTCTTCAACCAAGGGGCCAGGTAGAACCAAAGGACAAAGCACAGAGAATAGCACATCTAAGAGGAAGCAAGAACAAGATACAGAAGAG CTTCCTCGTTCAAGGAAAAACAAAGGCCTTGATGGCAGCCTAATTGGTGCAAGGATCAAAGTTTGGTGGCCAGATGATAAGAT gTTCTACAAAGGTGTTGTGGAATCATTTGATTCCAATTCTAAAAGGCACAAG GTCGCATATGACGATGGGGATGTAGAGGTACTACTTCTCAGGGATGAAAAATGGGAATTTATCACTGAG GAGAAAGGAGCTTCTGTGGCATCTGAAAC GCCACGaggcagaaaaagaaaagtggaTGCAGTGAAGGAAGAAAATACAGAAACACCTAAAAG TGATGCTGTGGATCCTCCAAAGAAAAGGGGACGTCCCAAAGGTGTGCGTTCAAGCAATGGGACACCGAGTAGCATCTCTGCTACTCCAAGTGCGAAGGGGAAAACTGCAAGCAAGGATGTGAAAGAAACGGCTAAAACTGGCACCAATGTTAAAAAGGAAGTCGAGAAGAGCTCCAAGGACAAAGCCAGTGGATCAACTGAGAAGACAAAGGATGAATTGCCTGAAGAAGTTGATGACAAGAGTGCAAGCAAACCCAAGGATTCCAAAGATGAAGGAAAGTCTACTGAAGGAAAAGCCAGGCCAGGTCGGAAACCAAAAAACCCCAGTACTCCAGCTCCTGTAGTGAGTGATGCTGACAAAGAGAAGCGGAAGGAGAAAGAAGGCAAGACTGGAATAGAGCAGGAGGCATCAGCGAATGCTTCTACAGGAAAGAAGCGCAGAAGGAAGGCTTGA
- the LOC120708338 gene encoding 40S ribosomal protein S11-like isoform X2, translated as MAEQTEKAFLKQPKVFLCPKKATKGNKPGKGGNRFWKNIGLGFKTPREAIEGTYIDKKCPFTGTVSIRGRIIAGTCHSAKMNRTIIVRRNYLHFVKKYQRYEKRHSNIPAHISPCFRVKEGDHVIIGQCRQTTVQDREVQCAEGDPCWVQEWCSKEGIHCCLRF; from the exons ATGGCCGAGCAG ACTGAGAAGGCTTTCCTCAAGCAGCCTAAGGTGTTCCTCTG CCCGAAGAAGGCCACCAAGGGGAACAAGCCTGGCAAGGGCGGCAACAGGTTCTGGAAGAACATTGGCCTTGGTTTCAAGACTCCCAGAGAAGCCATTGAAG GAACCTACATTGATAAGAAATGCCCGTTCACCGGCACTGTGTCAATTAGAGGTCGCATCATTGCGGGAACATGCCATAGTGCTAAAATGAACAGGACTATCATTGTTCGTAGGAACTACCTTCACTTCGTCAAGAAATACCAGAG GTATGAGAAGAGGCACTCTAACATCCCTGCCCACATTTCCCCCTGCTTCCGTGTGAAGGAAGGAGACCACGTGATCATTGGCCAGTGCAG GCAGACCACTGTCCAAGACCGTGAGGTTCAATGTGCTGAAGGTGATCCCTGCTGGGTCCAAGAGTGGTGCAGTAAAGAAGGCATTCACTGCTGCCTGAGATTCTGA
- the LOC120708325 gene encoding calcium uptake protein, mitochondrial-like has product MAAALTRLRSAVGRLGPSRARAFSEAAAEAEGAGPRRDSRAFAAVAVAAGTGLGIWLLPSNPQPLADSGQVADAASAVAGGGKGAFSAFFGGVGAAEEREQEQERRFLFGDSYRRRVFFNYEKRIRTRSPPEKIFEYFASVHNPEGEMYMLPTDLMRAVVPVFPPSQSKIVREGRLKGERHPGELHCAPSDFFMLFDTNGDGVISFSEYIFFVTLLSIPESSFNVAFKMFDLDHNGEIDKDEFKKVMTLMRSYNRQGASHRDGLRFGRKVGQLVEDGGLVEYFFGKDGNEHLHYDKFSSFLKQLHDEIVRLEFSHYDVKSSKTIPVKDFALSMVASADMSHINKLLDRVDDLDDNPDLKDLCITFEEFKAFADLRRRLEPFAMAIFSYGKVNGLLTKQDLKRAASHVCGVDLTDKVVDIIFHVFDADRDGNLSSQEFLRSLQRRESDIRQPTTSGFLGVVACWLNCTKCSLQQMLPQ; this is encoded by the exons atggccgccgcgctgaCCCGCCTGCGATCCGCCGTCGGGCGGCTCGGGccctcccgcgcgcgcgcctTCTCCGAAGCAGCCGCCGAGGCCGAGGGGGCGGGCCCGCGCCGCGACTCCAGGGCTTTCGCCGCGGTCGCGGTGGCCGCCGGGACGGGGCTGGGGATCTGGCTGCTGCCCTCGAACCCGCAGCCGCTCGCGGACTCCGGACAGGTGGCGGACGCTGCCTCCGCCGTAGCCGGCGGAGGCAAGGGGGCCTTCTCCGCCTTTTTCGGCGGTGTCGGAGCCGCCGAGGAgcgggagcaggagcaggagcgcaGGTTCCTGTTCGGAG ACTCGTATCGCAGAAGGGTGTTCTTCAACTACGAGAAGAGGATTAGGACGCGCAGCCCTCCGGAGAAG ATCTTCGAGTACTTTGCGTCTGTCCACAACCCAGAGGGTGAAATGTACATGTTACCGACAGACTTGATGAGGGCGGTCGTTCCTGTTTTCCCTCCATCCCAGTCAAAAATTGTCAGAGAAGGGAGATTGAAGGGGGAACGCCACCCTGGCGAGCTACATTGTGCCCCATCTGATTTTTTCATGCTATTTGATACAAATGGTGATGGAGTCATCTCCTTTTCTGA GTATATCTTCTTTGTAACATTACTCAGCATCCCTGAATCAAGCTTCAATGTGGCTTTCAAGATGTTTGACCTTGATCACAATGG GGAAATTGATAAAGATGAGTTTAAGAAAGTGATGACACTGATGCGGTCCTATAATAGGCAAGGAGCTTCCCACAGGGATGGTTTGCGCTTTGGACGTAAGGTTGGTCAGCTGGTGGAAGATGGTGGACTGGTTGAGTACTTCTTCGGCAAGGATGGGAATGAACACCTACACTATGACAAGTTCTCTAGTTTTTTGAAGCAGTTGCATGATGAG ATTGTTCGCTTGGAGTTCAGTCACTATGATGTGAAATCATCCAAAACAATTCCTGTGAAGGACTTTGCATTATCCATGGTTGCTTCTGCTGACATGAGTCACATAAACAAGCTACTGGACAGAGTTGATGATTTGGATGACAATCCTGATCTCAAGGATCTGTGCATTACCTTTGAG GAATTTAAGGCATTTGCTGATCTTCGGCGAAGGTTGGAACCATTTGCAATGGCTATTTTCAGCTATGGTAAAGTAAACGGTTTGTTGACGAAGCAAGATCTGAAACGTGCTGCATCACAT GTTTGTGGAGTGGACTTGACTGATAAAGTAGTGGACATAATTTTCCATGTATTTGATGCTGACCGTGATGGTAACCTAAGCTCACAGGAGTTCTTGAGGTCATTACAAAGACGAGAAAGTGACATTCGCCAGCCAACAACTTCAGGCTTCCTAGGGGTGGTCGCCTGCTGGCTGAACTGTACAAAGTGCTCTCTTCAACAGATGCTGCCCCAGTAG